CGGCATCCCAGCAAAGATCACCTGGCGCCGATGAGTAAGGCGTACCAGAACCACTCCACAGGAGGACCCAGTGGCGAAGGCGAAGTTCGAGCGGACTAAGCCGCACGTCAACATCGGCACCATCGGTCACATCGACCACGGTAAGACGACCCTCACGGCCGCCATTACCAAGGTGCTGCACGACGCGTACCCGGACCTGAACGAGGCCTCGGCCTTCGACCAGATCGACAAGGCTCCTGAGGAGCGCCAGCGCGGTATCACGATCTCGATCGCGCACGTCGAGTACCAGACCGAGACGCGTCACTACGCCCACGTCGACTGCCCCGGTCACGCGGACTACATCAAGAACATGATCACGGGTGCCGCGCAGATGGACGGCGCGATCCTCGTTGTCGCCGCCACCGACGGCCCGATGCCGCAGACCAAGGAGCACGTGCTCCTGGCCCGCCAGGTCGGCGTTCCGTACATCGTCGTCGCCCTGAACAAGGCCGACATGGTGGACGACGAGGAGATCCTGGAGCTCGTCGAGCTCGAGGTCCGTGAGCTCCTCTCCGAGTACGAGTTCCCGGGCGACGACCTGCCGGTCGTCAAGGTCTCGGCGCTCAAGGCGCTCGAGGGCGACAAGGAGTGGGGCCAGACGGTCCTCGACCTGATGGCCGCCGTCGACGAGTCGATCCCGACCCCCGAGCGTGACGTCGACAAGCCGTTCCTCATGCCCGTCGAGGACGTCTTCACGATCACCGGTCGCGGTACGGTCGTCACCGGCCGTATCGAGCGTGGTGTCCTGAAGGTCAACGAGACCGTTGACATCATCGGCATCAAGCAGGAGAAGACCACCACCACGGTCACCGGCATCGAGATGTTCCGCAAGCTGCTCGACGAGGGCCAGGCGGGCGAGAACGTCGGCCTGCTCCTCCGTGGCATCAAGCGCGAGGACGTCGAGCGCGGCCAGGTCATCATCAAGCCCGGCTCGGTCACCCCGCACACGGAGTTCGAGGCCCAGGCGTACATCCTGTCCAAGGACGAGGGTGGCCGTCACACGCCGTTCTTCAACAACTACCGTC
The nucleotide sequence above comes from Streptomyces sp. N50. Encoded proteins:
- the tuf gene encoding elongation factor Tu; translation: MAKAKFERTKPHVNIGTIGHIDHGKTTLTAAITKVLHDAYPDLNEASAFDQIDKAPEERQRGITISIAHVEYQTETRHYAHVDCPGHADYIKNMITGAAQMDGAILVVAATDGPMPQTKEHVLLARQVGVPYIVVALNKADMVDDEEILELVELEVRELLSEYEFPGDDLPVVKVSALKALEGDKEWGQTVLDLMAAVDESIPTPERDVDKPFLMPVEDVFTITGRGTVVTGRIERGVLKVNETVDIIGIKQEKTTTTVTGIEMFRKLLDEGQAGENVGLLLRGIKREDVERGQVIIKPGSVTPHTEFEAQAYILSKDEGGRHTPFFNNYRPQFYFRTTDVTGVVTLPEGTEMVMPGDNTEMTVSLIQPVAMEEGLKFAIREGGRTVGAGQVTKINK